From a single Magnetococcales bacterium genomic region:
- a CDS encoding DUF1320 family protein: protein MNHATAMELLLWFGARELAQVAVPEDHPPVTPELMRRTIAQENRDDCTPEEIAAADAGMTAIQRALSDATRLVESHLALRHALPLSAGQVAQSPLPRICGAIARRLLHHDRAPDAVNAGYTQAMTWLQDLAQGRTGIVGGAVIGAGAPACDAALRVFDHQTLRGFA, encoded by the coding sequence ATGAACCACGCCACAGCCATGGAGTTGCTGCTTTGGTTCGGGGCCCGGGAGCTGGCTCAGGTGGCGGTGCCGGAGGATCATCCTCCGGTCACGCCGGAACTGATGCGCCGAACCATTGCCCAGGAAAACCGCGACGACTGCACTCCGGAAGAGATCGCCGCCGCCGATGCGGGAATGACGGCGATCCAACGGGCCTTGTCCGACGCCACCCGGCTGGTGGAGTCCCATCTGGCCTTGCGCCACGCCCTGCCGCTATCCGCCGGGCAGGTCGCCCAAAGCCCCCTGCCCCGGATCTGCGGGGCCATCGCCCGCCGACTGTTGCATCACGACCGGGCTCCAGACGCGGTGAACGCCGGATACACCCAGGCCATGACCTGGCTTCAGGATCTGGCCCAAGGCCGAACGGGCATCGTGGGAGGTGCGGTGATCGGAGCCGGAGCACCGGCTTGCGACGCGGCCTTGCGGGTTTTCGACCATCAGACGCTGCGGGGGTTTGCCTGA
- a CDS encoding major capsid protein, which produces MLMSPNQVRVIDPVLTEIAQGYRHAEHVGQVLFPKVPVQVSGGQVLEFGRESFKLYQVRRAPGAATRRIQFGFLGKSFALVQDSLEAQVPREYQRDASRAPGVDLAQRSIAGALRALSLTLEYDQANLATNPDHYDNNHKVTLSGTDQWSDGASNPSGDIDNAREAVRSSVGIYPNTLLLSAQAFSALKSHPQVVDRFKYTSRDSVTPDMLAALWDLQTVVVGKAVAFNDTGEDIDIWGNHAILAYTPAKSSGMEDPSFGYTYTMQGHPLVERPYYENNAKSWIYPVTYERVPVLTGILSGFLIRNPA; this is translated from the coding sequence ATGCTTATGTCCCCCAATCAGGTACGGGTCATCGACCCGGTCTTGACCGAAATCGCCCAGGGCTATCGCCACGCCGAACATGTGGGTCAGGTACTTTTTCCCAAGGTGCCCGTTCAGGTCTCCGGCGGTCAGGTGCTGGAGTTCGGTCGGGAGAGTTTCAAGCTGTATCAGGTGCGACGCGCTCCGGGCGCCGCCACCCGACGCATCCAGTTCGGCTTTCTGGGCAAGAGTTTCGCGTTGGTGCAAGACTCCCTGGAGGCCCAGGTGCCCCGGGAATACCAGCGGGACGCCAGCCGCGCTCCCGGTGTCGATCTGGCGCAACGCTCCATCGCCGGCGCCCTGCGGGCCCTCTCCCTGACCCTGGAATACGACCAGGCCAACCTGGCCACCAATCCGGACCACTACGACAACAACCACAAGGTGACCCTCTCCGGCACGGACCAGTGGAGCGATGGCGCCTCCAATCCCTCCGGCGATATCGACAACGCCCGGGAGGCGGTGCGCTCCTCGGTGGGGATCTATCCCAATACCCTGCTGTTGTCGGCCCAGGCCTTTTCGGCCCTCAAGAGCCATCCCCAGGTGGTGGACCGTTTCAAATACACCAGCCGGGACTCCGTGACCCCGGACATGCTCGCCGCGTTGTGGGATCTGCAAACCGTGGTGGTGGGCAAGGCGGTGGCCTTCAACGACACCGGCGAGGATATCGACATCTGGGGCAATCACGCCATTCTGGCCTACACCCCGGCCAAATCCTCGGGCATGGAGGATCCCTCCTTCGGCTACACCTACACCATGCAGGGTCACCCCCTGGTGGAACGGCCCTACTACGAAAACAACGCCAAAAGCTGGATCTATCCCGTGACCTACGAGCGGGTGCCGGTACTCACCGGCATTCTCTCCGGCTTTCTGATCCGTAATCCGGCGTGA
- a CDS encoding DUF2190 family protein encodes MSQQSISVLTLTVMASSAVSACRAVGFNGAVIAVQGGKPMGVAMTAATQNSALAVVTHGTAVAESGAPITLGAPLIADTQGRVIPATSTLRLAAGATAVTSSAANGPILEGGDPPEFVLGDALQPASGAGEFIEILLRR; translated from the coding sequence ATGAGCCAACAAAGCATTTCCGTTCTCACCCTGACCGTCATGGCCAGCAGTGCCGTTTCCGCCTGTCGCGCCGTAGGTTTCAACGGGGCGGTGATCGCCGTCCAGGGCGGCAAACCCATGGGGGTCGCCATGACCGCCGCCACCCAGAACAGCGCCCTGGCCGTGGTCACCCATGGCACCGCCGTGGCCGAATCCGGCGCGCCCATCACCCTGGGCGCCCCCCTGATCGCCGATACCCAGGGACGGGTCATCCCCGCCACCAGCACCCTGCGTCTGGCGGCGGGGGCTACGGCGGTCACCAGTTCGGCGGCCAACGGCCCCATCCTGGAAGGCGGCGATCCCCCGGAATTCGTCCTCGGCGACGCCCTGCAACCGGCCTCCGGAGCCGGGGAGTTCATCGAAATCCTGTTGCGCCGCTAA